Proteins from a genomic interval of Terriglobales bacterium:
- a CDS encoding ECF-type sigma factor: protein MEPDRGQITELLQRWSDGDQEALDSLIPLVYGDLRRLANYYLQQEAHAQTLQSTALVHEVYLRLCRQEYPHWEGRAHFFAVAAKMIRRILVDHARRKLAGKRGGRLHPDQLDEALTLPVSSNLDLVALDESLKELAEFDARKCQVVEMRFFVGLSAKDIAKVLHTTEATVRRDWNIARAWLYRRLKGEAAS from the coding sequence ATGGAGCCGGATCGCGGCCAAATTACGGAACTGTTGCAGCGCTGGAGTGACGGAGACCAGGAAGCTCTGGACTCATTGATTCCCCTCGTCTATGGAGACCTTCGGCGTCTGGCCAACTATTATCTACAACAGGAAGCCCATGCCCAGACCTTGCAGAGCACGGCGCTGGTTCACGAGGTGTATTTGCGGTTGTGCCGCCAGGAATATCCACATTGGGAAGGCCGTGCCCACTTTTTTGCGGTTGCCGCCAAGATGATTCGCCGCATCCTGGTGGACCATGCTCGGCGAAAGTTGGCTGGGAAGCGCGGTGGACGACTCCACCCCGATCAACTGGATGAAGCGCTCACCTTGCCGGTATCGTCGAATCTTGATCTGGTTGCCCTGGATGAATCTCTGAAAGAGCTCGCCGAGTTCGACGCCCGGAAGTGCCAGGTCGTCGAAATGCGTTTTTTTGTTGGATTATCGGCGAAGGACATCGCCAAGGTGCTCCACACTACGGAGGCGACCGTTCGCCGCGACTGGAACATAGCCCGCGCATGGCTCTATCGCCGGCTCAAAGGAGAAGCTGCGTCGTGA
- a CDS encoding Ig-like domain repeat protein, producing MSVLALKRFWILCLALVFAWRAPVAAFAVPAPANKIGINVDTPLDWIRDRAFTDVMKASRQWLTQSNTPAAVDGNGWPTQDANIVVWAGPPNMQGTYRFSFTGKANVTTGYGSATITNLNYDAPSNTTTADLIYNGGAGLLLNFASTQRTAASATNTGITNVKLMRPRTVGGTTPYTTETFTDPFKAILAKFSVLRTKDFTSTDGNQIANWSDRTLPTTASQAIGNPNSPPGMWQGRGAAWEYVIELANETGKDVWISLPNRATDDYVTKVAQMFKYGSDGVNPYTSPQVAPVWPPLNSNLNLYVENSNELWNGASNFPQTQDNHNTAIAEVNAGGSPLNFDGSTNDWYWAWRRVAKRVIEISNIFRSVFGDADMMTRIRPVLMSQLGYTNGPLLQEMHMMQNYYNNPVYVNAPRPPGYYIYAAGGSGYYGPTDASSVDQIFATMASTFRASLQADANWSLCFGIKRIAYEGGPGLQQTQNPTVNANLSAAWADPRMTQVVINEHNVWSQNAGDLLIYFQLTGDYQFGFTDDVYDLTAPKLVGIDDLNNSTAQGSTYGMPIPATIAASTYAIPPSWFGGGTTLANRHWLGYPVYTAAAQPFHIVLNVAATSSGAQAEVFVDGQSLGILTVPNTGSVSVFADTASLVTPSLAAGSHGILVRNVSGTFVLNQIKVSAMQTSSTALALSSNPSVAGQQVTFTATAAPTGVTGSVQFMDGASTLGPPVTLANGTATYMTSSLSVGAHNISALYSGDSNYLPSTSAAMTEVITATGAVSTTTALNATAKTFFRQPVVFSVQVTATSGTATGNIILLEGNQQLGSSLPLNGSGAATFSTPLHPSVHNIQAVYLGNNNFNGSASTAQPVTASPRPKPR from the coding sequence ATGAGTGTCCTCGCTTTGAAGCGTTTTTGGATATTGTGTTTAGCCTTGGTATTTGCCTGGAGAGCCCCTGTCGCGGCTTTCGCAGTGCCGGCTCCGGCCAACAAGATAGGAATCAACGTTGATACGCCTCTGGATTGGATCAGAGACCGGGCTTTTACCGACGTAATGAAGGCTTCGCGCCAGTGGCTGACCCAGTCCAACACTCCGGCTGCCGTAGATGGCAACGGCTGGCCTACGCAAGATGCCAACATCGTAGTCTGGGCTGGCCCTCCGAACATGCAGGGGACCTATCGGTTTTCTTTCACGGGCAAAGCCAATGTGACGACTGGCTACGGCAGCGCAACAATTACCAATTTGAACTACGATGCGCCCTCGAATACGACCACTGCCGATTTGATCTACAATGGCGGCGCAGGCCTGCTGCTCAACTTTGCCAGCACGCAGCGAACTGCTGCCAGCGCTACCAATACGGGAATCACAAACGTCAAGCTGATGCGGCCCCGCACGGTAGGCGGAACTACGCCCTACACCACGGAGACTTTCACCGATCCATTCAAAGCCATCCTCGCCAAGTTTTCCGTACTTAGGACCAAGGATTTCACATCTACCGATGGCAATCAGATAGCAAATTGGAGCGACCGCACTCTGCCGACCACGGCTTCGCAGGCCATCGGCAATCCCAACTCTCCGCCTGGCATGTGGCAGGGAAGAGGCGCGGCCTGGGAATATGTCATCGAACTGGCCAACGAAACCGGCAAAGATGTTTGGATCAGCTTGCCCAACCGTGCTACAGATGACTACGTGACCAAGGTGGCGCAGATGTTCAAGTATGGCTCAGATGGAGTCAATCCATATACCAGCCCACAGGTTGCGCCGGTCTGGCCGCCGCTTAATTCCAATCTGAATCTGTATGTCGAGAACAGTAACGAGTTATGGAACGGAGCCTCGAACTTTCCGCAAACTCAGGACAACCACAATACCGCAATCGCCGAGGTCAACGCCGGAGGCTCTCCGTTGAACTTTGATGGTTCGACGAACGATTGGTATTGGGCCTGGCGTCGCGTGGCCAAGCGTGTCATTGAGATCAGCAATATCTTCAGGTCAGTCTTCGGCGATGCCGATATGATGACCCGCATTCGTCCCGTTCTGATGTCGCAGCTTGGTTATACCAATGGTCCGCTGCTTCAAGAAATGCATATGATGCAGAATTATTACAACAATCCTGTCTATGTAAACGCGCCGCGGCCACCAGGTTATTACATCTATGCAGCCGGCGGGTCGGGTTATTACGGCCCTACTGACGCCAGTTCGGTGGACCAAATATTTGCCACTATGGCGAGCACCTTTCGTGCAAGCCTGCAGGCAGACGCCAATTGGTCTCTCTGTTTTGGAATAAAACGCATCGCCTACGAGGGCGGCCCTGGCCTGCAGCAAACCCAGAACCCAACCGTGAATGCGAATTTATCCGCCGCCTGGGCAGACCCGCGCATGACCCAGGTCGTGATCAACGAGCATAATGTTTGGAGCCAGAATGCCGGCGACCTCCTGATCTATTTTCAACTGACTGGAGATTACCAATTTGGCTTCACCGATGATGTGTACGATCTCACTGCTCCCAAGCTGGTCGGCATTGATGATCTGAACAATTCAACTGCTCAGGGCTCGACCTATGGCATGCCCATACCAGCCACCATTGCGGCTTCGACGTATGCCATACCCCCAAGCTGGTTTGGAGGTGGAACCACATTGGCAAACCGCCACTGGCTGGGTTATCCGGTATACACAGCGGCAGCGCAGCCATTTCACATTGTGCTCAACGTTGCTGCCACCAGCTCAGGCGCGCAGGCGGAAGTCTTTGTTGATGGACAGTCCTTGGGTATTCTTACCGTTCCCAATACAGGAAGCGTCTCTGTATTCGCTGATACTGCCTCGCTGGTTACGCCGAGCCTGGCGGCTGGAAGCCACGGCATTCTGGTCCGCAACGTTAGCGGCACGTTTGTACTCAATCAGATCAAGGTATCAGCCATGCAGACCAGCAGCACAGCGCTGGCGTTAAGCAGCAATCCTTCCGTGGCCGGTCAACAGGTGACCTTTACTGCTACGGCGGCTCCGACAGGGGTGACTGGTTCTGTGCAGTTTATGGATGGAGCCAGCACGCTTGGTCCTCCCGTCACTTTAGCGAATGGAACCGCAACGTACATGACGTCGTCTTTGAGTGTGGGAGCTCACAACATCTCGGCATTATATAGTGGCGATAGCAACTATCTGCCCAGCACCTCTGCGGCAATGACAGAAGTGATAACCGCTACAGGTGCTGTTAGCACGACCACGGCTCTGAATGCGACTGCCAAAACCTTCTTTCGCCAGCCTGTCGTCTTCTCGGTACAAGTCACGGCGACCAGCGGCACGGCAACGGGAAACATAATCCTGCTGGAGGGGAACCAACAGCTTGGTTCCTCTCTGCCGCTGAATGGCAGCGGCGCAGCCACTTTCAGCACGCCGCTGCATCCCAGCGTGCATAACATTCAGGCGGTTTATCTCGGCAACAACAACTTCAACGGAAGTGCCTCAACAGCGCAACCCGTAACCGCCTCACCTCGGCCCAAGCCACGCTAG